In the genome of Oncorhynchus clarkii lewisi isolate Uvic-CL-2024 chromosome 4, UVic_Ocla_1.0, whole genome shotgun sequence, one region contains:
- the LOC139406294 gene encoding lactase-like protein, translating to MLPCCAVRTCHVLVLVLCLSAAEDFDWTKNDRGSFYYGTFPAGFSWGAGSSAYQTEGAWDQDGKGLSIWDVFSHRNGKILQNDTGDSSCQGYYKIKEDISLMKELKLDHYRFSISWPRIMPTGIKSDHVNEKGIKYYDELIDNLLENNITPIATLYHWDLPQVLQEKYGGWQNISMVNYFNEFANLCFERFGNRVKYWITLNNPWSVAVEGYETGEHAPGLKLRGTGAYRAAHHMIKAHAKVWHTYDTKWRGKQKGLVGISLSGDWGEPVDISNQKDIEAAERYVQFYIGWFATPIFHGDYPQVMKDFIGRKSAQQGLGTSRLPTFSSQEKSYVKGTCDFLGIGHFTTRYITQKNYQPGHGSSSYFTDRDLAELVDPRWPDPGSEWLYSVPWGFRRLLNFVKAQYRNPMIYVTENGVSEKIMCTELCDDWRIQYYKDYTNEMLKAIKDGVNVRGYTAWSLLDKFEWDEGYSERFGLYYVDFRNKNKPRYPKASVQYYKRIISSNGFPNQREVENWKRKATETCSSSNQLLAAEEQRSTAANILRLIHDPLTSHMEMVTEVVVPTVCTLCILLSAVFLMFLLRRHN from the exons ATGCTTCCCTGCTGTGCGGTCAGGACGTGCCATGTGCTGGTGCTGGTGCTGTGTCTGTCTGCGGCTGAGGACTTCGACTGGACAAAGAACGACCGCGGCTCCTTCTATTATGGGACTTTTCCAGCTG GATTTTCGTGGGGTGCCGGCAGTTCAGCCTATCAAACAGAAGGAGCCTGGGACCAAGACGGTAAAGGACTGAGTATCTGGGACGTGTTCTCTCACAGGAATGGAAAGATACTGCAGAACGACACCGGAGACTCTTCCTGTCAGGGATACTACAAAATCAAG GAGGACATCTCCCTAATGAAAGAGCTGAAGCTGGACCACTATCGCTTCTCCATCTCCTGGCCCCGTATCATGCCTACTGGGATCAAGT CTGACCATGTGAATGAGAAAGGGATAAAGTACTACGATGAGTTGATTGACAACCTGTTGGAGAACAATATCACTCCCATCGCTACTCTGTACCACTGGGATCTACCTCAG GTCCTCCAGGAGAAGTACGGAGGATGGCAGAACATCAGCATGGTCAACTACTTTAATGAGTTTGCCAACCTGTGTTTTGAGAGATTCGGAAACAGAGTGAAATACTGGATCACCTTGAACAACCCATGG TCGGTGGCAGTGGAGGGCTATGAGACAGGCGAGCACGCTCCTGGACTGAAGCTGAGAGGAACAGGGGCCTACCGGGCCGCGCATCACATGATCAAG GCCCATGCTAAAGTCTGGCACACCTATGACACCAAGTGGAGAGGAAAACAGAAAG GTCTGGTGGgcatctctctgtctggagatTGGGGCGAACCGGTAGACATCAGTAACCAGAAGGACATCGAGGCAGCAGAGCGATACGTCCAATTCTACATTGGCTGGTTCGCCACTCCCATCTTCCACGGGGACTACCCACAAGTCATGAAGGACTTTATTG gtCGTAAGAGCGCCCAGCAGGGTCTGGGTACGTCCCGCCTCCCCACCTTCTCTTCTCAGGAGAAGAGCTACGTTAAGGGTACCTGTGACTTCCTGGGTATCGGTCACTTCACAACGCGCTACATTACCCAGAAGAACTACCAGCCGGGGCACGGCAGCAGCAGCTACTTCACTGACAG AGACCTAGCTGAACTGGTGGACCCCCGCTGGCCTGATCCTGGATCAGAGTGGCTCTACTCTGTCCCCTGGGGGTTCAGACGCCTGCTCAACTTCGTCAAG gcCCAGTACCGAAACCCGATGATCTACGTGACAGAGAACGGGGTGTCGGAGAAGATCATGTGTACTGAGCTCTGTGATGACTGGAGAATACAGTACTACAAGGACTATACCAACGAGATGCTGAAAG CCATCAAAGACGGAGTGAACGTGCGCGGCTACACGGCCTGGTCTCTGCTGGACAAGTTTGAGTGGGACGAGGGCTACTCCGAGAGGTTTGGCCTGTACTACGTAGACTTCAGGAACAAGAATAAACCACGTTACCCAAAAGCCTCGGTTCAGTACTACAAACGCATCATCAGCTCCAACGGATTCCCCaaccagagagag GTAGAGAATTGGAAGAGGAAGGCCACAGAGACCTGCTCTTCCAGTAACCAGCTCCTGGCTGCAG AGGAACAACGAAGTACTGCTGCCAATATACTAAGACTTATACATG ACCCCCTGACCAGCCATATGGAGATGGTCACAGAGGTGGTGGTCCCCACTGTGTGTACCCTGTGTatcctcctctctgctgtcttCCTCATGTTCCTGCTGCGGAGACACAACTag